Proteins encoded in a region of the Scatophagus argus isolate fScaArg1 chromosome 1, fScaArg1.pri, whole genome shotgun sequence genome:
- the LOC124062825 gene encoding protein NLRC3-like: MDVSEQRGDGVCWHMTLFEKHDHQTGADSVMKQDGPDPPAPRCESDASRMEPIDLKDGGITDEQIVMKQDGPDPPAPRCDSDTSRMGLIDFKDGGITDEQTPEDQDRPDPPAPRCESDTSRMGLIDFKDGGIADKQIAHRKRSQIISKRSARKHQTNLDSIFTLLEENIVSFVKSELKKFKTVLSQEYPQSSETLREDDEVMGGEEKETSSRNAFLKITLHFLKSIKQEQLADSLQSRTAVAICQRKLKAKMKTKFQCLFEGLAKAGNPTLLNQIYTELYITPGESREVNDQHEVRQIEAASQKPAGSETTIRCVDIFKPLPGKDEPVRTLVTSGVAGIGKTVLTQRYILDWAEAKANHNVQFIFPFTFRELSLLKEKKCSLVELLHHFFIETKKAGICRFEEFQVVFILDGLDECRLHLDFRNHEILTDVTEPTSVEVLLTNLIRGNLLPSARLWITTRPAAANQIPPECIDMVTEVRGFTDPQKEEYFRKRFRDEKQANTIISHIKTSRSLHIMCHIPVFSWMTATVLEHVLKTKETGELPKTLTEMYMHFLVVQTRHWNVKYHTSGWTGPVWNTETKETILALGKLAFEQLEKGNLIFCEADLKDCGTDVKAASVYSGLLTEIFKDEQGLNQDKRFCFVHLSIQEFLAALFVFLSFIDTGVDLQKRSKVISVRPTPLQYKANFTHLFQRAVDKALQSPNGHLDLFVRFLLGLSVETNQTHLRGLLTKTGGTPQVKQTLVQYIKKKISGNPSPEKIINLLHCLNELNEHSVVEEIQQHLRSGNFFKNKLSTSQWATLAFILLSSQEDLNEFDLKKFSASEEGLLRLLPVVQASKTSLLSGCNLSSKSCEALVSVLKSKNSSLRKLDLSNNDLCDTGAMLLSAGLQSPNCRLETLSLSGCQITEKGCTFLVSALNSNPSHLRELDLSFNHPGASAVKLLSAGLADPHLKLETLRIDHCGECRLKASYLKYFCQLSLDPNTADRNLSLFDDNRQVMVVKEKQTYPDHPERFESWNQVLGSEGLTGRSYWEVRWKGGVNIGVTYRGIKRRGGARDGCFGLNDQSWSLSCSAQGYTPWHDNTPANTTTALPSDTNRVAVYLDWPAGTVSFYCLSSTATQIHLHTFHSRFTEPLYPAFGFGQLGQCGTDSCFLGSSVSLSQMDE, from the exons ATGGACGTGTCTGAGCAGAGAGGGGACGGGGTCTGTTGGCACATGACCCTGTTTGAGAAACACGACCACCAGACCGGAGCTGACAG TGTAATGAAGCAGGACGGACCAGACCCCCCTGCCCCGCGGTGTGAGAGTGACGCTTCCAGGATGGAGCCTATTGATTTGAAGGATGGAGGCATCACTGATGAGCAGAT TGTAATGAAGCAGGACGGACCAGACCCCCCTGCCCCGCGGTGTGACAGTGACACTTCTAGGATGGGGCTTATTGATTTCAAGGATGGAGGCATCACTGATGAGCAGAC TCCGGAGGATCAGGACAGACCAGACCCCCCTGCCCCGCGGTGTGAGAGTGACACTTCTAGGATGGGGCTTATTGATTTCAAGGATGGAGGCATCGCCGATAAGCAGAT agcTCACAGGAAGAGGTCCCAGATTATCAGTAAGCGGTCTGCCCGGAAGCATCAGACAAACCTGGACTCCATATTCACA CTGCTTGAAGAAAACATTGTCAGTTTTGTGAAGAGcgagctgaagaagttcaagACGGTTTTGAGTCAAGAATATCCACAAAGCTCAGAGACGCTGAGAGAAGACGACGAAGTGATGGGCGGTGAAGAAAAAGAGACGAGCAGCAGAAACGCGTTTCTGAAAATCACCCTGCACTTCTTGAAGAGCATAAAGCAGGAGCAGCTGGCCGACTCTCTGCAGAGCA GAACTGCGGTAGCAATTTGTCAACGCAAACTAAAGGCTAAAATGAAGACgaagtttcagtgtttgtttgaggGGCTCGCCAAGGCAGGAAACCCAACACTGCTGAATCAGATCTACACAGAGCTCTACATCACACCGGGAGAGAGTCGAGAGGTCAATGATCagcatgaggtcagacagataGAAGCAGCATCACAAAAACCAGCCGGTTCTGAAACAACAATCAGATGTGTGGATATATTCAAACCTCTACCTGGTAAAGACGAACCAGTGAGAACGTTGGTGACAAGCGGAGTGGCTGGCATCGGGAAAACGGTCCTAACGCAGAGGTACATCCTGGATTGGGCCGAAGCCAAAGCTAACCACAACGTGCAGTTCATCTTTCCCTTCACTTTCCGAGAGCTCAGTttgctgaaagagaagaagtgCAGCTTGGTGGAACTTCTTCATCACTTCTTCATTGAAACCAAAAaagcaggaatctgcaggtttgaggagttccaggttgtgttcatcCTTGATGGTTTGGATGAGTGTCGACTTCATTTAGATTTCCGCAACCatgagatcctgactgatgtcacagagcCAACTTCAGTTGAAGTCCTactgacaaacctcatcagggggaacctgcttccctctgctcgcctctggataaccacaagacctgcagcagccaatcagatccctcctgaATGCAttgacatggtgacagaggtcagagggttcactgacccacagaaggaggagtacttcaggaagagatTCAGAGATGAGAAGCAGGCCAACACtatcatctcccacatcaagacatcgcgaagcctccacatcatgtgtCACATCCCAGTCTTCAGCTGGATGACTGCTACAGTGCTGGAGCAtgtgctgaaaacaaaagagacaggagagcttcccaagaccctgactgagatgtacatgcacttcctggtggttcagACCAGACACTGGAATGTAAAGTATCACACGAGTGGGTGGACAGGTCCAGTCTGGAACACAGAGACCAAGGAGACCATTCTCgctctgggaaaactggcttttgagcagctgGAGAAAGGAAACCTGATCTTCTGTGAAGCAGATCTGAAAGACTGTGGAACTGACGTAAAAGCTGCTTCAGTCTACTCAGGACTCCTCACAGAGATCTTCAAAGATGAGCAAGGGCTGAACCAGGACAAGCGTTTTTGCTTTGTCCATCTGAGCATTCAAGAGTTTCTTGCTGCACTCTTTGTCTTCCTGAGCTTCATCGACACTGGCGTCGATTTgcaaaaaagaagcaaagtcATCTCAGTACGGCCAACACCATTACAGTATAAAGCTAACTTCACACACCTCTTCCAGAGGGCTGTGGACAAGGCTTTACAGAGTCCAAACGGACACCTGGACTTGTTTGTCCGCTTCCTCCTGGGCCTTTCAGTGGAGACCAATCAGACTCACCTGCGAGGCCTGCTGACAAAGACAGGAGGAACACCACAGGTCAAACAGACGCTAGTGCAGTACATCAAGAAAAAGATCAGTGGCAACCCTTCTCCAGAGAAGATCATCAACTTGTTGCACTGTCTGAATGAGCTGAATGAACATTctgtggtggaggagatccaacagCACCTGAGATCAGGAAACTTCTTCAAAAACAAGCTCTCTACCTCTCAGTGGGCAACGCTTGCCTTCATTTTACTGTCATCACAAGAAGATCTGAATgagtttgacctgaagaaattctctgcttcagaggagggACTTCTGcggctgctgccagtggtccAAGCATCTAAAACATCTCT ATTGAGTGGCTGCAACCTCTCATCAAAAAGTTGCGAAGCTCTGGTCTCAGTTTTGAAGTCAAAGAACTCCAGTCTGAGAaagctggacctgagtaacaatGACCTGTGCGATACAGGAGCAATGCTACTCTCAGCTGGACTCCAGAGTCCAAACTGTAGACTGGAGACACTCAG CCTGTCAGGCTGTCAGATCACAGAGAAAGGCTGTACTTTTCTGGTCTCTGCTCTGAACTCCAACCCCTCCCacctgagagagctggacctgagcttCAATCACCCGGGAGCCTCAGCAgtaaagctgctgtctgctggactggctGACCCACACTTGAAACTGGAAACTCTCAG GATCGATCATTGTGGAGAGTGTCGACTGAAAGCATCGTACCTCAAGT ATTTCTGTCAGCTTTCACTGGAcccaaacacagcagacagaaaccTCTCGCTGTTTGACGACAACAGACAGGTGATGGTGGTGAAAGAGAAGCAGACGTATCCTGATCACCCAGAGAGATTTGAGAGCTGGAATCAGGTGCTGGGCAGTGAGGGCCTCACCGGACGAAGCTACTGGGAGGTACGGTGGAAAGGAGGAGTTAATATAGGAGTGACATACAGAGGAatcaagaggagaggaggcgcTCGTGATGGCTGTTTTGGATTGAACGATCAGTCCTGGAGTCTGTCCTGCTCTGCTCAGGGTTACACTCCCTGGCACGATAACACACCAGCCAACACGACTACAGCGCTGCCCTCTGACACCAACAGGGTGGCAGTGTATTTGGACTGGCCTGCAGGCACTGTGTCGTTCTATTGTCTCTCCTCCACAGCCACACagatccacctccacaccttccaCTCCAGATTCACTGAACCCCTCTACCCTGCATTTGGGTTCGGACAGTTGGGTCAATGTGGGACTGACTCTTGCTTTTTAGGAtcctcagtttctctgtcaCAGATGGACGAATGA
- the LOC124062849 gene encoding high choriolytic enzyme 1-like isoform X2: MIPAFLFLLFLSLASAGPTDRANGIQDGPGDVSNIIERANEGISTRLMHGDIRRSLQRNADPCVAKGCLWPKRRGYVRVPVDFSKDYTWRERNIIIRGLLTFHKSTCIRFVRRNRRHRNFLYFFSGTGCWSYLGRQRRGQPISLRKNGCLYQDTVQHEVLHALGFHHEQVRSDRDTYVSILTKNIRSGTESNFAKVETNNLNTPYDFDSVMHYSKYAFSKNGLPTIVAKSDPNLEFGLASEMSANDIERVNKLYQCEV; this comes from the exons ATGATTCCagctttcctcttcctcctcttcctctcattgGCGAGTGCAGGTCCTACG GATAGAGCCAATGGAATTCAAG ACGGGCCGGGAGACGTCTCTAACATCATCGAGAGAGCTAATGAAGGCATAT CAACGAGACTGATGCACGGCGACATTCGACGGAGTCTTCAGAGGAATGCGGACCCCTGCGTCGCCAAAGGCTGTCTGTGGCCCAAACGCAGAGGCTACGTCCGAGTGCCCGTCGACTTCTCCAAAGATTACA CCTGGCGAGAGCgcaacatcatcatcagaggCCTGCTGACCTTCCACAAATCCACCTGCATTCGCTTTGTCCGGAGGAACAGGAGGCATCGCAACTTCCTTTACTTCTTCTCTGGAACTGG gtgttgGTCCTACCTGGGCCGTCAGAGGCGAGGACAGCCAATCTCTCTGAGGAAAAATGGCTGTTTGTACCAGGACACGGTGCAGCACGAGGTCCTCCACGCTCTGGGCTTCCACCATGAGCAGGTCCGCTCTGACAGGGACACGTACGTCTCCATCCTCACCAAAAACATCCGGTCAG GAACGGAATCAAACTTTGCGAAGGTTGAGACTAACAACTTGAATACTCCCTACGACTTTGACTCTGTCATGCACTACAGcaa ATACGCCTTCTCCAAAAACGGCTTGCCAACCATCGTAGCTAAGAGCGATCCAAACCTTGAATTCGGACTCGCCAGCGAGATGAGCGCCAATGACATTGAGCGTGTCAACAAGCTTTACCAGTGCg AGGTTTAA
- the LOC124062849 gene encoding high choriolytic enzyme 1-like isoform X1, which yields MIPAFLFLLFLSLASAGPTDRANGIQDGPGDVSNIIERANEGISTRLMHGDIRRSLQRNADPCVAKGCLWPKRRGYVRVPVDFSKDYTWRERNIIIRGLLTFHKSTCIRFVRRNRRHRNFLYFFSGTGCWSYLGRQRRGQPISLRKNGCLYQDTVQHEVLHALGFHHEQVRSDRDTYVSILTKNIRSGTESNFAKVETNNLNTPYDFDSVMHYSKYAFSKNGLPTIVAKSDPNLEFGLATAMSANDIERVNKLYQCEG from the exons ATGATTCCagctttcctcttcctcctcttcctctcattgGCGAGTGCAGGTCCTACG GATAGAGCCAATGGAATTCAAG ACGGGCCGGGAGACGTCTCTAACATCATCGAGAGAGCTAATGAAGGCATAT CAACGAGACTGATGCACGGCGACATTCGACGGAGTCTTCAGAGGAATGCGGACCCCTGCGTCGCCAAAGGCTGTCTGTGGCCCAAACGCAGAGGCTACGTCCGAGTGCCCGTCGACTTCTCCAAAGATTACA CCTGGCGAGAGCgcaacatcatcatcagaggCCTGCTGACCTTCCACAAATCCACCTGCATTCGCTTTGTCCGGAGGAACAGGAGGCATCGCAACTTCCTTTACTTCTTCTCTGGAACTGG gtgttgGTCCTACCTGGGCCGTCAGAGGCGAGGACAGCCAATCTCTCTGAGGAAAAATGGCTGTTTGTACCAGGACACGGTGCAGCACGAGGTCCTCCACGCTCTGGGCTTCCACCATGAGCAGGTCCGCTCTGACAGGGACACGTACGTCTCCATCCTCACCAAAAACATCCGGTCAG GAACGGAATCAAACTTTGCAAAGGTTGAGACTAACAACTTGAATACTCCCTACGACTTTGACTCTGTCATGCACTACAGcaa ATACGCCTTCTCCAAAAACGGCTTGCCAACCATCGTCGCTAAGAGCGATCCAAACCTTGAATTCGGACTCGCCACCGCGATGAGCGCCAATGACATTGAGCGTGTCAACAAGCTTTACCAGTGCg AAGGTTAA